The DNA region TCCTGCGCGGTCTCGCTTGACTCTGCAGGCGCCTGCGCGTCGCCCTCTGGTGCCTGAGCGGTCTTGGCCCCGAGGTTGGTAATCGCGGCAATGAGGCCGAGGAGAGCCAAAACGATGATGGCGAAGATGAGGCCAGAGGCCCGTTTCTTCTTCGGGGCGACTGGCTGCTCAGCGTCGGTCGGGGGAACGCCCTGCGATGCCGGGTCGTTCCCGGCCGCTGGGCCTTCGCTCTCTGGCCCCTGACCTGGTTGCGTGTGAGGGTTCATCGAGTCAGACATCTTTTCTCCATGGGTTCGCTGTGCATGCGGGGCGTACCAGTGAAACCTGATTTCGGGCCTCGTTACGCTGTGAGCATGCACCTCTAGTGTACTGCGGCGGTCGCGGCTAGGCTTAAGGTCCCGGCGCGCTACGAAAGCGGGGAGGGTCTTTGCTTCGGCGCACGGGTAAGCGTGAAGGAGACTGTATGCCGCACAAGGATATTCCGAGACGCCAAGATATCGAGGCCCTGGCCTCGGCTCGAACGCCTCACTCGGTTTCGATTTACACGCCATCTGGGCCCCTGCCTGAAGACGCAGAAAAAGCCCGAATTACCCTGAAAAACCAGGTCCGTGATGCCGCAACCCAGCTGAAAGAGGCTGGCGCCCCGGCTACGACCATTGAACATCTCGAGAACGTGCTCGAAGGGTTCATGAGCGACGCACCGTTCTGGAAATACCAGGCGCAGTCGCTTGCGATTTTCATCACACCCGAAGATGTTCAGAGCTACCGCCTACCGAACCGCTTTACCGCGACCGTAGACGTGGCTGATCGGTTTTACATCAAGCCGCTCATGCGCACGATCACCTTTCCACAGTCGGCCTTCGTGCTCGCGATGGCCCAGAACTCGGTGCGTCTCATCCGCGTGACGGCCGATGAGCCCGGCGAGGTGCAAGAAGTACCAGACATGCCGACCGACATGGAGTCGTTCTTGAATCGCGACGTGCCTGAGCGTCAGAAGTTCGATCGTGGCGAGCACGACGACGCGGTGCGGGTGCAGCAGTTTGCCGCAGCGATCAATAAGACGGTCTATCCTGTCGTGCGTGCCACGAAACTGCCGCTTATTCTTGCCTCGGCAGACACCCTCGCAAACGCCTATAAGCGCGCAAACGCCTACGAATACCTTGCGCCTGAAATGATCCACGGCAATGTCGAGGGGGTCTCGGCCGACGCGCTCGCAGAGAAAGCGCGGCCAGTGCTCGACTCGCTCTATGCGGCCGAGATTGCAGAGGTCGTCGACCACTTCAAGGCGCGAGAAGGGCAGCTTATGGGGTCGAGAGACCTCGAGACAGTTGCTCTCGGTGCGAGTATGCACGCCATCGATACGCTGCTCGTCGACTTTGACCAGCGCATTGCGGGAACCCTGGCTGATGACGGCACGGTGACCTATTCAGAAGCCGACGATGCTCAGAACTACGGTGTGGTCGACGAGATCTTGCGGCGCGCACTCGTGGTGAACGCGCGCGTGTATGCCGTACGTGCTGCCGAGATGCCCGATGGGGCGACGGTTGCCGCGACATTCCGGTTTCCTGTCTCGTAGGGGCGCATAGCTCCCTCGTCTCGGTGCTGGCCCTTAAGCCGCACCAATGAAAACGCCCCGTGGCACACGTTTCGTGCCACGGGGCGTTTCTGCTTGAGAGGTCTCTAGAGAGAGCGGAAGACAGCCACAACCTTGCCGAGTACCTCGGCAAAGTCGCCGAGAATGGGCTCAAACGCACTGTTGCGCGGGAGCAGCCACGTGTGCCCGTCACGTTGGCGAAAGACCTTCACGGTCGCCTCGCCGTCGAGCATTGCCGCCACGATGTCGCCGTTTTGCGCGTTGTTCTGCTCACGCACAACAACGAGGTCGCCGTCACAAATGGCGGCGTCGATCATGGAATCGCCGACAACCTTGAGCATGAAAAGGTTGCCGTCACCGACGAGGTGCCGGGGCAGGGGCACGAGGTCATCGACGTGCTGCTCTGCAGTAATGGGAATGCCAGCAGCGATTTGCCCGACGAGGGGAACGAACGCGGTTTCGGCTGGCTGCTGCTCATCGTGGTTGTGGATCGAGTCGTGCACACTCGCGAGTTCGGTCAGGACCTCGAGCGCACGTGGTCGCTTCGGATCGCGGCGAATAAAACCTGCGAGTTCGAGCCGGCCGAGCTGATGCGTGACGCTCGAGAGTGAGGCGAGCCCAACCGCATCACCGATCTCGCGCATGCTTGGCGGATACCCCTGCGTTTCAACCTCCCGCGAGATGAACTCGAGAATGGCGAGCTGTTTTTCTGTCAGCACTTTCTTGGGGTCGCGCTGTGCATCGGTCGCCATGGGCCTCTCCTCGATCAGCAATGTCGGTGGTGTGGTGTTGGGTGTCTCTTAGTAGCTCACCGTAGTTGGTTTCGCGCAGTGCCGCAAACATGTGTTCGAGTGTTTAGCAAAAAATATTCGAATACAGCTCCAGTGAAGTCTTGCAAAAGTCAAAAATAGAATGTATGTTCGAAACAGGTGTTCGAATCCCGATGGTTTCGAACGGAAGGAGATAATCATGAACGCTACGGTGTACGCGACTGCATCGCACATCGAGACGCAGGCTATTGCGCAGCGCACGACCCTTCGTCTTACCCGCCGCGGGCGGCTCGTCTTCTCGACGCTGGCTGCCAGCGTTGTCGTTGCCGGTATCGCCCTTGGCGCACTGTTCTTTCCCTCGAGCGCTCAGGCCTCGATTGAAAACACCGACCCCGTCGCTTTCGAGTACATTGTTGCTGAGCCCGGCGACTCGCTCTGGTCGCTCGCACAGCGCATTGCGCCGGGAGTTGACACCCGAGACGTTGTCTATGACTTGAAGCGCCTCAACCAGCTTGAAGGCTCTGACATCGTTGTTGGCCAGGAGATCGCGGTACCCCTGAACTACACCGAGTAGCGCGAAGGGGTATGGGGAGGAATGGGCCCCTGCTTCCTTCTGGGAGTGCTCTGGTTCCACAGCGAGGTGTGTGAGAAACCCTGAGGCCAACACTCTGAGGCAGGCACTCTGTAGAATGACAGCTATGAGTGCAACCCCACGCGTCGCAACGCTCACGCGCGAAACGAGCGAATCACAGATTTCTATCACCGTAAACCTCGACGGCACTGGCCGCTCCGAGATCGAGACGGGCGTTCCCTTCTTTGATCACATGCTCACCGCATTTGCGAAGCACTCGCTCACCGACCTCACAGTGAAAGCGAACGGCGACGTGCACATCGACATTCACCACACAGTCGAAGACACGGGCATTCTGCTCGGTCAGGCCATTCTCGAAGCGCTCGGCGATAAGGCCGGCATTTCTCGCTACGGCGACGCACTCGTGCCGCTCGACGAATCGCTCGCACAGGCTGCCGTCGACATCTCAGGCCGACCATACCTCGTGCACACGGGCGAGCCAGAGGGGTTCGAATTTCACCTCATCGGCGGCCACTACACCGGCTCAATGGTGCGACACTTCTTCGAGGCACTCGTGCTGAACGCGCGCCTCACGGCTCACATCACCCTCGTCGCAGGGCGCGATCCGCACCACATTGCAGAGGCCGAGTTCAAAGCATTCGCACGCGCCTTCCGCGTGGCAAAGTCACTCGACCCGCTCGTTGAGGGTATTCCCTCAACCAAGGGCAAGCTCTAAGCCAATAACCTCAGCACGAAGGAACACTGTGACACAGGCAAAGCTCGAACTTCTTCCGGCCATCGACATTGTGAACGGCAAAGCCGTCATGCTGCACCAGGGTGTCGCAGGAACCGAGACCGACTACGGGAGCCCGCTCGATGCGGTAACCGAGTGGGTGAAGCGTGGGGCAGAGTGGGTGCACATCGTTGACCTTGATCGTGCCTTCGGGCGC from Leucobacter sp. UCMA 4100 includes:
- the hisB gene encoding imidazoleglycerol-phosphate dehydratase HisB, which gives rise to MSATPRVATLTRETSESQISITVNLDGTGRSEIETGVPFFDHMLTAFAKHSLTDLTVKANGDVHIDIHHTVEDTGILLGQAILEALGDKAGISRYGDALVPLDESLAQAAVDISGRPYLVHTGEPEGFEFHLIGGHYTGSMVRHFFEALVLNARLTAHITLVAGRDPHHIAEAEFKAFARAFRVAKSLDPLVEGIPSTKGKL
- a CDS encoding baeRF11 domain-containing protein produces the protein MPHKDIPRRQDIEALASARTPHSVSIYTPSGPLPEDAEKARITLKNQVRDAATQLKEAGAPATTIEHLENVLEGFMSDAPFWKYQAQSLAIFITPEDVQSYRLPNRFTATVDVADRFYIKPLMRTITFPQSAFVLAMAQNSVRLIRVTADEPGEVQEVPDMPTDMESFLNRDVPERQKFDRGEHDDAVRVQQFAAAINKTVYPVVRATKLPLILASADTLANAYKRANAYEYLAPEMIHGNVEGVSADALAEKARPVLDSLYAAEIAEVVDHFKAREGQLMGSRDLETVALGASMHAIDTLLVDFDQRIAGTLADDGTVTYSEADDAQNYGVVDEILRRALVVNARVYAVRAAEMPDGATVAATFRFPVS
- the lexA gene encoding transcriptional repressor LexA; the protein is MIEERPMATDAQRDPKKVLTEKQLAILEFISREVETQGYPPSMREIGDAVGLASLSSVTHQLGRLELAGFIRRDPKRPRALEVLTELASVHDSIHNHDEQQPAETAFVPLVGQIAAGIPITAEQHVDDLVPLPRHLVGDGNLFMLKVVGDSMIDAAICDGDLVVVREQNNAQNGDIVAAMLDGEATVKVFRQRDGHTWLLPRNSAFEPILGDFAEVLGKVVAVFRSL
- a CDS encoding LysM peptidoglycan-binding domain-containing protein; protein product: MNATVYATASHIETQAIAQRTTLRLTRRGRLVFSTLAASVVVAGIALGALFFPSSAQASIENTDPVAFEYIVAEPGDSLWSLAQRIAPGVDTRDVVYDLKRLNQLEGSDIVVGQEIAVPLNYTE